Proteins from a genomic interval of Rosa chinensis cultivar Old Blush chromosome 2, RchiOBHm-V2, whole genome shotgun sequence:
- the LOC112188043 gene encoding formin-like protein 5: protein MGEKKVTTMILKVDLQCEECYRKVKQVLCKFPQIRDQRYDEKKNLVIIKVVCCSPEKIRDKLCRKGGGVIKWIEIEEPPPPPPIEKPPPPPPIEKPPPPPPIEKPPPPPPIEKPPPPPPIEKPPPPPPIEKPPPPPPSPCRCRCRCGCGCRPVKPCCWDCYEGLPGGPCETFPRRPVKPCCSDCREGRPGGPCETYPRRPVKTCCTDCYEGRPGGPCETYRPRPVDTCCTDCEEGRPGGPCETGYGYGGLVPYIQYDGHYGRPVYDSYGGGRSSTTSYCVTRPDCFSEENPQACAIM from the exons ATGGGGGAAAAGAag GTGACTACAATGATTCTGAAGGTTGACCTTCAGTGTGAGGAATGCTACAGGAAGGTCAAGCAAGTTCTCTGTAAATTCCCAC AAATACGAGACCAGAGGTACGACGAGAAGAAGAACCTGGTGATCATCAAAGTGGTCTGCTGCAGTCCTGAAAAGATCAGGGACAAGCTATGCCGCAAAGGAGGTGGCGTCATTAAGTGGATCGAGATCGAAGAgcctccgcctccgcctccgATCGAAAAgcctcctcctccgcctccgATCGAAAAGCCTCCTCCCCCGCCTCCGATCGAAAAgcctcctcctccgcctccgATCGAAAagccacctcctcctcctccgattGAAAAgcctcctcctccgcctccgATCGAAAAgcctcctcctccgcctccgTCTCCTTGCCGTTGCCGTTGCCGTTGCGGTTGCGGTTGCCGCCCTGTGAAACCGTGTTGTTGGGATTGTTACGAAGGGCTTCCTGGTGGTCCCTGCGAAACGTTCCCTCGGCGGCCGGTGAAACCGTGTTGCTCGGATTGTCGCGAAGGGCGTCCTGGTGGTCCCTGCGAAACTTACCCTCGGCGGCCGGTGAAAACGTGTTGTACGGATTGTTACGAAGGTCGTCCCGGCGGTCCCTGCGAAACTTACCGTCCGCGGCCGGTGGACACGTGTTGTACGGATTGTGAGGAAGGTCGTCCTGGCGGTCCCTGCGAAACTGGGTATGGTTACGGAGGGCTTGTCCCTTACATACAGTATGATGGCCACTATGGAAGGCCGGTGTATGATAGTTACGGCGGTGGGAGGAGCAGTACCACTAGTTACTGCGTGACCCGCCCCGATTGTTTCAGTGAAGAAAATCCCCAAGCGTGCGCCATCATGTAA